A window of Nocardia arthritidis genomic DNA:
TCGAGTAACCCCGACGACCTGGGGACAGGGACCCGGTAACGCACCATCACCGGGCCGGCGGGCGCAGGGAGGGAAACGACATGTCTCACCACCGAAAGTTCAGCACCCGCGCCATCGGCTACATCGCAGTCGCAGGCGCCTTCGTTGCCGTACCGTTCGGTCTGTCCACCGGAACTGCCTCGGCCGCCACCCACAACTGGGACGGCGTCGCGCAGTGCGAGAGCGGTGGCAACTGGGGAATCAGCACCGGCAATGGCTACTACGGCGGCCTGCAGTTCACGCAGAGCACCTGGAATGCCAACGGCGGCAGCGGTAACCCCGCCCACGCGAGCAAGGAGGAGCAGATCCGCGTCGCGGAGAACGTGCTCAACACCCAGGGCGCGGGCGCATGGCCGGTCTGCGGCCAGTACCTGAGGTCCGGCCAATCCTCCGGCGTCGCCGCCGAGGAGCCCGCTCCCGCGCCCGCCCCCGCGCCGGCTCCCGCCCCTGCCCCGGCGCCCGCGCCCGGCAGCAAGCAGGCCCTGATCGAGCAGGCCAAGTCGACCGCCGCGCAGCTGGCCAAGCAGAACGGCCTGGAGTCCCAGTACAACCAGATCCTGGACCAGAACAAGGATCTGATCGATCAGCTCAGCCGCTGAGACTGGAGAGACACAAAAGAAGCGGCGCTGCCATCACCGAGGATGGCAGCGCCGCTTCGTATTTCGACCGCTTACCGTCCGGCAGCCTCGTAGGCCTTGATCGCCTGATCCAGGCGGGTCAACGCCGCACCCAACTTGCCGAGATCACCGCTGGTCTGCGCGTCGTGCACATTCGCGAGCGCCGAATCCAGTTCCCGCACAGCGGCATCCTTCGCACTCGGTGGTTGACCGCCCGCGGGCGGTGGCGGCGGCGGGCTCTGGCTGGTGGGCGGTGGCGTACCGCCCTGATCGGGCGGCGGATTCTGGCCGGGGTTCACCTCGCCGCCGGGAGCCGTTGCGGCACTGCCTGTTCCGGGGAAGATGCGGTCCAGCGCCGCGGCCAGCGTCGGCTCGTAACCCACCTTGTTCACGCCGGTGGCCGGATCGCGGTAGCTCACCAGCACCCGCGCCAACTGCGGGAAGGTCGAGGTATTCGGCGCGCTGTTGCGTTCGGTGTACAGCGGCTCCACATAGAGGATGCCGCCGTCGGCGATCGGCAGGGTCAACAGGTTGCCGTAGCGAATCTTGTTGGAGCCCTGCAAGAGCGTCTTGTCGCGCGAGACCTCGTCGTTGATCGTCATGGTGTTCTGCGTCTGCTGCGGACCCTGCGTCTGGGTATCGGTCGGCAGCTGCAGCACAGTGAACTTGCCGTAGTTGTCCGGATCCGAATGAACCGAGATGTAGGCCGACAGATACTGCCGGTTGAAGCCGACCATGGCGCTGGTGAGGTTGAACGTCGGCTTACCCGACTTCAGATCGCCCGCGAGCACGTAGTACGGCGGCTGTTTGAAGGTGCCGCCCTCCATCGTCGGATCGCTCGGCACCGACCAGAAGGCGTTGTTGGTGAAGAACTCGACCGGATTGTTCACGTGATACTTGGTGAGCATCTCGCGCTGCACCTTGAACAGATCCTCCGGGTAGCGGAAGTGCGCCCGCAGCTCCGGCGAGATATCGCTCATCGGCTTGACCGCGCCGGGGAACACCCCGCGCCACGCCTTGAGCACCGGATCGGTCGGATCCGTCTCGTAGAGGGTCACCGTGCCGTCGTACGCGTCGACGGTGGCCTTCACCGAATTGCGGATGTAGCTCACCTGTTTGCGCGGCACCAGCCGGCCCGTCTTCTGATCGACGCTGTCCTCGACCAAACCCTGCAGCGAGGTGGACTGCGCGTACGGGTAGTTGTCGAGGGTGGTGTACGCGTCGACGATCCAGACGATGCGCTTGTCGACGACGGCCGGGTAGGCGGCACCATCGGTGGTCAGCCACGGCGCCACCTTCTGCACGCGATCGCGCGGGTTGCGGTTGAAGATGATCTTCGAATCGTTGCCGATCGCGCTGGAGAACAGGATGTTTCG
This region includes:
- a CDS encoding transglycosylase family protein — translated: MSHHRKFSTRAIGYIAVAGAFVAVPFGLSTGTASAATHNWDGVAQCESGGNWGISTGNGYYGGLQFTQSTWNANGGSGNPAHASKEEQIRVAENVLNTQGAGAWPVCGQYLRSGQSSGVAAEEPAPAPAPAPAPAPAPAPAPGSKQALIEQAKSTAAQLAKQNGLESQYNQILDQNKDLIDQLSR